One segment of Paraburkholderia sp. PGU19 DNA contains the following:
- the tssK gene encoding type VI secretion system baseplate subunit TssK, translated as MSWNSKVIWSEGMFLQPQHLQQHDRYLQTQLETRAAGLRPYSWGLTVLEIDEQLLKLGKVALLSCAGVMPDGTPFNLPADDDLPEPLDIPEGTRNTLVALALPVRRPGIAETGNEASEENFARHRVAELEIGDSNDPNAAPALMQIGKLRVRLALEPDVAHAYAVLGCARVVERLPDNRVVLENDYSPPCLDYRVGRRLAAFADDLVGLLHQRGEALAARLAQPGVTGVAEVSDFLLLQLINRHEPLAAHLSTMTGLHPEALYQIAVQLAGELATFSQPTKRPPAYPVYRHDRLRETFAPVIDDLRASLSMVMDPHAVPIPLEERKFGLRVALVPDKNLFASATFVLAVRAQMPAEHILTGFAPQVKIGPVERIRDLVNLQLPGIGLRALPVAPRQLPFHAGFTYFELDRGNELWKQFATSAGMALHVAGDFPGLAMEFWAIRR; from the coding sequence ATGTCCTGGAACAGCAAAGTCATCTGGTCGGAGGGGATGTTCCTGCAGCCGCAGCATCTGCAGCAGCACGACCGTTATCTGCAGACCCAGTTGGAAACGCGGGCTGCCGGTCTGCGTCCGTACAGCTGGGGGCTGACCGTGCTCGAGATCGACGAGCAACTGCTCAAGCTCGGCAAGGTCGCGCTCCTGTCGTGCGCCGGTGTGATGCCCGATGGCACGCCATTCAATCTGCCCGCCGACGACGATCTGCCCGAACCGCTCGATATTCCAGAAGGCACGCGCAACACGCTGGTCGCGCTCGCGCTGCCCGTCCGCCGTCCGGGCATTGCCGAGACGGGCAACGAAGCCAGCGAGGAAAACTTCGCGCGGCATCGCGTGGCCGAACTCGAAATCGGCGACAGTAACGATCCGAATGCCGCGCCGGCGCTGATGCAGATCGGCAAGCTGCGCGTGCGGCTCGCACTCGAACCGGACGTCGCGCATGCGTATGCGGTGCTTGGTTGTGCGCGCGTCGTCGAGCGGCTGCCCGACAACCGCGTCGTGCTAGAGAACGACTACAGCCCGCCGTGTCTCGACTACCGGGTCGGGCGGCGTCTCGCCGCGTTCGCCGACGACCTCGTCGGCCTGCTTCACCAGCGCGGCGAGGCGCTCGCCGCGCGTCTCGCGCAGCCGGGTGTGACGGGCGTCGCGGAAGTGTCGGACTTCCTGCTGCTGCAACTGATCAACCGCCACGAGCCGCTCGCCGCCCACCTGTCGACGATGACGGGGCTGCATCCGGAAGCGCTGTACCAGATCGCCGTGCAACTGGCGGGAGAACTCGCCACGTTCAGCCAGCCGACCAAGCGCCCGCCAGCGTACCCGGTGTACCGGCACGACCGGCTGCGGGAGACCTTCGCGCCCGTGATCGACGATCTGCGCGCGTCGCTCAGCATGGTGATGGACCCGCATGCGGTGCCGATTCCGCTCGAAGAACGCAAGTTCGGCCTGCGGGTCGCTCTCGTGCCGGACAAGAACCTGTTCGCTTCGGCGACTTTCGTGCTGGCCGTCCGTGCGCAGATGCCGGCCGAGCACATCCTGACGGGCTTCGCGCCGCAGGTGAAGATTGGGCCGGTCGAGCGCATTCGCGATCTCGTGAATCTGCAGTTGCCTGGTATCGGGCTGCGCGCGCTGCCTGTCGCGCCACGCCAGTTGCCGTTTCATGCGGGATTCACGTACTTCGAGCTCGATCGCGGCAACGAATTGTGGAAGCAGTTCGCGACCTCCGCCGGCATGGCGTTGCACGTCGCGGGCGACTTTCCAGGGCTGGCGATGGAGTTTTGGGCCATTCGCCGCTGA
- a CDS encoding DotU family type VI secretion system protein — protein sequence MTPDEPRGPLEDPGATILIPTPGGARAAFVAAAATAAPIATLTGGLNPLLRAANPLLELAVPLRQLPTHPNVEELRTQLIQMIRTFETQGRASGIDDEKLGASRYCLCTFLDEAISSTPWGAGMWASRSLLVTFHNEASGGERFFLILQRLAQNPTGNADVLELIYVILGLGFEGRYRLIDGGRTQLDTIRERLETMIRSQRGAAERDLSVHWLPVKAERKPLLQLVPLWVAAAIACVVLVAVHLVLSLRLNDESDRVFAALHGVRVAPQPLAAKAAPPPPALAPKLSQFLAPEIAQGLVTVAELPDRTVVEIKGDGLFASGSAELESSYLPLIQRIGDALKDVPGNVVVAGHTDNQRLLSARFPSNWHLSQARADVVRDMLAARTGTPKRFEAEGRGDTEPIAPNDSPANRAKNRRVDITILAPGAAS from the coding sequence GTGACTCCTGACGAACCACGTGGCCCACTCGAAGATCCTGGCGCGACGATTCTGATTCCGACGCCCGGGGGCGCGCGTGCCGCTTTTGTCGCCGCTGCGGCCACCGCGGCGCCGATCGCGACGCTGACGGGCGGCCTCAATCCGTTGCTGCGTGCGGCCAATCCGCTGCTGGAGCTGGCCGTTCCGCTGCGTCAGCTGCCGACCCATCCGAACGTCGAAGAGCTGCGCACGCAACTGATCCAGATGATCCGTACGTTCGAAACGCAAGGGCGCGCGAGCGGCATCGACGACGAGAAGCTCGGCGCATCGCGCTACTGCCTGTGCACGTTCCTCGACGAGGCGATCTCCAGCACGCCGTGGGGCGCGGGGATGTGGGCGAGCCGCAGCCTGCTCGTGACGTTTCATAACGAGGCGTCGGGCGGCGAGCGCTTTTTCCTGATCCTGCAACGGCTCGCGCAGAACCCCACCGGGAATGCCGATGTGCTCGAACTGATCTACGTCATTCTCGGGCTGGGCTTCGAGGGGCGCTACCGGCTGATCGACGGCGGCCGCACGCAGTTGGACACGATCCGCGAACGGCTCGAAACGATGATCCGTTCGCAGCGGGGCGCCGCCGAACGCGATCTGTCGGTGCACTGGCTGCCCGTGAAGGCCGAGCGCAAGCCGCTGTTGCAACTGGTGCCGCTGTGGGTCGCCGCCGCGATCGCCTGCGTGGTGCTCGTCGCCGTGCATCTGGTGCTGAGTCTGCGCCTGAACGACGAGTCCGATCGCGTGTTCGCGGCTTTGCATGGTGTACGCGTCGCGCCTCAGCCGCTCGCCGCGAAAGCCGCACCGCCGCCGCCCGCGCTCGCGCCGAAGCTGTCGCAGTTCCTCGCGCCGGAAATCGCGCAGGGACTCGTGACTGTCGCCGAATTGCCGGACCGGACGGTCGTCGAGATCAAAGGCGATGGGCTGTTCGCGTCGGGCAGCGCGGAACTCGAATCGAGTTATCTCCCGCTGATCCAGCGCATTGGCGACGCGCTCAAGGATGTGCCCGGCAATGTCGTCGTCGCCGGACATACGGACAACCAGCGGCTGCTGTCGGCGCGTTTTCCGTCGAACTGGCATTTGTCGCAGGCACGCGCCGATGTCGTGAGGGACATGCTCGCCGCACGCACCGGCACGCCGAAGCGTTTCGAAGCAGAAGGCCGAGGCGACACCGAGCCGATCGCGCCGAACGACTCGCCTGCGAACCGCGCGAAGAACCGCCGCGTCGACATCACCATACTCGCGCCGGGGGCGGCATCGTGA
- the tssM gene encoding type VI secretion system membrane subunit TssM, with translation MKLLGWFMRPIVLSLLGVLALALIVWIEGPLLAFAGKAPLETAASRWIVIAVLFALWVLYWGVRWLIVRLANVKFTRVVAEEAPQPGRKESEADVAALKQRFDEAMAILRKARVKGRFGSQYVYQLPWYMFVGAPGTGKTTALLHSGLKFPLADRLGKQAVGGVGGTRNCDWWFTDDAVLLDTAGRFTTQDSFAEADQAAWGGFLQLLRKYRPRRPLNGVIVALSVQDLLQLSDTQRAVQAGAVRERLKELYTRLGMRFPVYVVVTKCDLLAGFAEFFDDLGRDEREQVWGVTFPYVAQGGPDEALASFPGEFAALEKQLQARVLHRMQQETDTRRRALVYGFPQQFAGLENMLTGFLQETFSTSRFDEAALLRGVYFTSGTQEGRPIDRVMSAVAAALGLQRQVVLPDPASGRAYFITRLMRDVIFQEAGLAGTNPKLERRRTWLQRIALGLIGIAVVLALVLFFVSYQRNRAYIANVEQHVTELQKLAQNTRAGDDPLLLLPLLNAARDLPGGYADRNRSVPWLSRLGLYQGDKLGLEAQASYRRLLKQTLLPLVVHRMEDELRRGDANNPDFQYEVLRAYLMLGDSAHFDADSVRLWADIDWRRGPLSNASDDQRNDIDGHLAALFQPAQFDASLPLDKDLIAQARTTLAKMPLAQRMFNRVARDLEQAKLPPFSVAAAAGRNASLVLVRKSGAPLTRGVSGAYTRAGYQKFGQLRDEAVVDVARDNWVLGREESVLTPNGIDDLKSAMTQLYYDEYIKQWDALLADVAVVPFDGVEKGARVANVLAAPDSPLKAFMVAASQETTLGTVKTGGSLAEQGAAVLGNKLDAVKKRLENALGSQPDDAAPPPAQVNPVDAHFQALHDLAGKPGAAGPVPLDTQLAALKDAASYLEASDAARKQGLPAPPGDALNKLKLVAQGAPAPLAGIANDIASGGSMLMIGGERARLNALWQANVAQLCRQALDGRYPLVRGSNRDAAPDDFSRILGPGGLIDDFFQKNLATLVDMSGPQWRWRTGADSLGIPADVLAQFQRAAQIRDAFFRAGGRDVSVRFTLKVLDIDPAIDHATIDIDGQQLVAAHVDQSMVFQWPSGKGTGQAHVDFDPSGDSARADGPWALLHLVDNARLQPTAQADRFKMTFESDGHPLVLQLDASSVTNPFRRGVFEQFRCPDRL, from the coding sequence ATGAAACTGCTTGGCTGGTTCATGCGGCCGATCGTGCTGTCGTTGCTCGGCGTGCTGGCGCTTGCGCTGATCGTCTGGATCGAAGGGCCGTTGCTGGCGTTTGCGGGCAAGGCGCCGCTCGAAACGGCCGCGAGCCGCTGGATCGTGATCGCGGTGCTGTTCGCACTGTGGGTGCTCTACTGGGGCGTGCGCTGGCTGATCGTGCGGCTCGCGAACGTGAAATTCACGCGGGTGGTCGCCGAGGAGGCGCCGCAGCCTGGCAGGAAAGAATCGGAAGCCGATGTCGCCGCGCTGAAGCAGCGCTTCGACGAGGCCATGGCGATCCTGCGCAAGGCACGCGTCAAGGGGCGCTTCGGTAGCCAGTACGTCTACCAGTTGCCGTGGTACATGTTCGTCGGCGCGCCCGGCACCGGCAAGACGACGGCACTGCTGCATTCGGGCCTCAAGTTTCCGCTCGCCGACCGGCTTGGCAAGCAGGCAGTGGGCGGTGTTGGCGGCACGCGTAATTGCGACTGGTGGTTCACCGACGATGCCGTGCTGCTCGACACGGCCGGCCGCTTCACCACGCAGGACAGCTTCGCCGAAGCGGATCAGGCCGCATGGGGCGGCTTTCTGCAACTGTTGCGCAAATACCGGCCGCGGCGGCCGCTGAACGGTGTGATCGTCGCGCTGTCGGTGCAGGATCTGCTGCAGCTGTCCGACACGCAGCGCGCGGTACAGGCAGGCGCGGTGCGCGAACGACTCAAGGAGTTGTACACCCGCCTTGGGATGCGCTTTCCCGTCTACGTGGTCGTGACGAAGTGCGACCTGCTGGCGGGGTTCGCGGAATTCTTCGACGACCTCGGCCGTGACGAGCGCGAACAGGTGTGGGGCGTGACGTTCCCTTACGTTGCGCAGGGCGGCCCGGACGAAGCGCTGGCGTCGTTCCCCGGCGAGTTCGCTGCGCTCGAAAAGCAGTTGCAGGCACGTGTGTTGCACCGCATGCAGCAGGAGACCGACACGCGCCGGCGTGCGCTCGTGTACGGTTTTCCGCAGCAGTTCGCCGGCCTCGAAAACATGCTGACGGGCTTCCTGCAGGAAACGTTCAGCACGTCGCGCTTCGATGAGGCGGCACTGCTGCGCGGCGTCTACTTCACGAGCGGGACCCAGGAAGGGCGGCCAATCGACCGCGTGATGAGCGCGGTTGCGGCGGCACTCGGCTTGCAGCGTCAGGTCGTGTTGCCGGACCCGGCAAGCGGACGGGCGTACTTCATCACGCGGCTGATGCGCGACGTGATTTTTCAGGAAGCCGGGCTGGCAGGCACCAACCCGAAACTGGAGCGCCGCCGCACGTGGCTGCAGCGCATCGCGCTAGGGCTGATCGGCATTGCGGTGGTGCTCGCGCTGGTGCTGTTTTTCGTCAGCTATCAGCGCAACCGCGCTTACATCGCCAATGTCGAGCAGCATGTGACCGAACTGCAGAAGCTCGCGCAGAACACCCGCGCGGGCGACGATCCGCTATTGCTGCTGCCGTTGCTCAATGCGGCCCGCGACCTGCCTGGCGGCTACGCGGATCGCAACAGGAGCGTGCCGTGGCTGTCGCGGCTCGGTTTGTACCAGGGCGACAAGCTGGGCCTCGAAGCGCAGGCGAGCTACCGGCGTCTGCTGAAGCAGACCTTGCTGCCGCTCGTCGTGCACAGGATGGAAGACGAACTGCGGCGCGGCGACGCGAACAATCCCGACTTCCAGTACGAGGTGCTGCGCGCGTATCTGATGCTCGGCGATTCGGCCCACTTCGACGCCGATTCCGTGCGGCTATGGGCCGACATCGACTGGCGGCGCGGGCCGTTGAGCAATGCGAGCGACGATCAGCGCAACGACATCGACGGTCATCTCGCGGCGCTGTTCCAGCCCGCGCAGTTCGACGCGTCGCTGCCGCTCGACAAGGACCTGATCGCGCAGGCGCGTACGACGCTTGCGAAGATGCCGCTCGCGCAACGCATGTTCAATCGTGTCGCGCGCGATCTCGAACAGGCCAAGCTGCCGCCATTCAGTGTCGCGGCCGCCGCCGGTCGCAACGCGTCGCTGGTGCTCGTCAGAAAGAGTGGTGCGCCGCTGACGCGCGGCGTCTCGGGCGCCTATACGCGTGCGGGCTATCAGAAGTTTGGCCAGTTGCGCGACGAAGCCGTAGTCGATGTCGCGAGAGACAACTGGGTGCTCGGTCGCGAGGAATCCGTGCTGACGCCGAATGGCATCGACGATCTGAAGTCGGCGATGACGCAGCTGTACTACGACGAGTACATCAAGCAGTGGGACGCGCTGCTGGCGGATGTCGCCGTGGTGCCGTTCGATGGCGTGGAGAAGGGCGCGCGCGTGGCGAACGTGCTGGCCGCGCCCGATTCGCCGTTGAAGGCGTTCATGGTTGCTGCCTCCCAGGAGACCACGCTCGGCACGGTGAAGACAGGTGGCTCGCTGGCAGAACAGGGCGCCGCGGTGTTGGGCAACAAGCTCGATGCGGTGAAGAAGCGGCTCGAAAACGCTCTCGGCAGCCAGCCGGACGATGCGGCGCCGCCGCCCGCGCAGGTCAATCCCGTCGATGCGCATTTTCAGGCGCTGCACGACCTCGCGGGCAAGCCCGGTGCGGCGGGTCCCGTGCCGCTCGATACGCAACTCGCGGCGCTCAAGGACGCGGCGTCGTATCTCGAAGCGTCCGACGCGGCGCGCAAGCAAGGACTGCCCGCGCCGCCGGGCGACGCGCTGAACAAGCTGAAACTCGTCGCGCAGGGCGCGCCCGCTCCGCTTGCGGGCATCGCCAACGACATCGCGAGCGGTGGCTCGATGCTGATGATCGGCGGCGAACGTGCGCGCCTGAATGCGTTGTGGCAGGCCAATGTCGCGCAGCTTTGCCGGCAGGCGCTCGATGGCCGCTACCCGCTGGTACGCGGCTCCAACCGGGATGCAGCGCCCGACGACTTCAGTCGGATACTCGGGCCAGGCGGCCTGATCGACGATTTTTTCCAGAAGAACCTGGCCACCCTGGTCGATATGTCGGGGCCGCAATGGCGCTGGCGCACGGGCGCCGATTCGCTCGGCATTCCGGCGGACGTGCTGGCGCAGTTCCAGCGGGCCGCGCAGATCAGGGATGCGTTTTTCCGAGCGGGAGGACGCGACGTGTCGGTTCGCTTCACGCTCAAGGTGCTCGATATCGATCCTGCCATCGACCACGCCACGATTGATATCGACGGGCAGCAACTGGTTGCCGCCCACGTGGATCAATCGATGGTGTTCCAGTGGCCGAGCGGCAAAGGCACCGGACAGGCGCATGTGGATTTCGACCCATCGGGGGATTCCGCGCGCGCGGATGGACCATGGGCGCTGCTGCATCTGGTGGACAACGCGCGCTTGCAGCCGACCGCGCAAGCGGACCGCTTCAAGATGACTTTCGAATCCGACGGACACCCGCTCGTGCTTCAGCTTGACGCTAGCAGCGTGACGAATCCGTTCCGTCGCGGGGTGTTCGAACAGTTCCGTTGTCCTGACCGGTTATGA
- the tagF gene encoding type VI secretion system-associated protein TagF, with product MSGFIAQGPGFFGKVRTHGDFVTRRLPSGFVTPWDACLQQGMLFAQRWFGAQWLPVYLNAPIWCFALGADVCGESAWAGVLMPGVDRVGRYFPFTLAAPLPRDDIASWLGGAQAWYDDAMRRALSTLDADFVLERFDAQLDAWGPLTAAPAQTPATAWRLYPVEEEGHEPNQTEQAADAPDRFSALLALYAAAGSGAWWTEGSSAVPASLLGGKGLPDGERFVGLLDKARSGWRSVVELRL from the coding sequence ATGAGCGGGTTCATTGCACAGGGGCCTGGTTTTTTCGGCAAGGTGCGCACGCATGGGGACTTCGTGACGCGGCGTTTGCCGTCCGGATTCGTCACGCCATGGGATGCGTGTTTGCAGCAGGGCATGCTGTTCGCGCAGCGATGGTTCGGCGCGCAATGGCTGCCCGTTTATCTGAATGCGCCGATCTGGTGTTTTGCGCTCGGCGCGGACGTATGCGGCGAGTCGGCATGGGCGGGTGTGCTGATGCCGGGTGTCGACCGGGTAGGGCGCTACTTTCCGTTCACGCTCGCCGCGCCGCTCCCGCGCGACGATATCGCGAGCTGGCTGGGTGGCGCGCAGGCCTGGTACGACGACGCCATGCGGCGCGCGCTGTCGACGCTCGACGCGGATTTCGTGCTGGAGCGTTTCGATGCGCAACTCGATGCGTGGGGGCCTTTGACGGCGGCGCCAGCGCAAACGCCTGCAACTGCGTGGCGGCTGTATCCGGTGGAAGAGGAGGGGCACGAACCGAACCAAACCGAACAGGCTGCCGACGCCCCCGATCGCTTCTCCGCTTTGCTCGCGCTCTACGCGGCAGCGGGATCAGGCGCGTGGTGGACGGAAGGATCGAGCGCGGTGCCAGCGTCGTTGCTGGGAGGGAAGGGCTTGCCGGATGGCGAGCGTTTTGTCGGCCTGCTTGATAAGGCTCGCAGCGGCTGGCGCTCGGTTGTCGAATTACGGTTGTGA
- a CDS encoding DUF6088 family protein: MTELSNRMISIVSAGAPGSVWVPADFAQWASRDLVDKTLQRLVASGKLRRIDRGLYDMPAVNRLTRRPSVPDYRAVVEAVARRDQLRVLVDGITAANDLGLTDAVPARVTLHTDARRRSIKLENLLIEFKRTAPSRLYWAGRPAMRVVQALHWLKDTLDSDGDRVRGRLGVVLSDPGHGDDIKQDLIDGFAYLPIWMQKFLQSIPNFDPSKAAKPLPRGTDLIAQRTRRAVDAGGQG; this comes from the coding sequence GTGACCGAGCTCAGCAACCGCATGATTTCAATCGTCAGCGCCGGCGCGCCGGGATCTGTCTGGGTGCCTGCCGATTTTGCCCAGTGGGCCTCCCGCGACCTCGTTGACAAAACACTGCAGCGGCTCGTCGCCAGCGGCAAGCTCCGTCGGATCGATCGCGGCCTGTATGACATGCCGGCGGTCAACCGGCTTACGCGCCGCCCGAGCGTTCCCGACTATCGCGCCGTGGTCGAGGCTGTTGCCAGACGCGATCAGCTCCGGGTGTTAGTCGACGGTATCACCGCCGCGAACGATCTTGGCCTCACCGACGCCGTGCCGGCCAGGGTCACGCTCCATACCGACGCTCGACGGCGTTCGATCAAACTCGAAAACCTGCTGATCGAATTCAAACGCACCGCGCCAAGCCGCCTCTACTGGGCCGGTCGGCCGGCAATGCGTGTCGTCCAGGCTCTCCACTGGCTCAAGGACACGCTGGATAGCGATGGTGACCGGGTCCGGGGCCGCCTTGGTGTGGTTCTGTCAGACCCTGGCCATGGCGACGACATCAAGCAGGACCTGATCGACGGTTTCGCCTATCTGCCTATCTGGATGCAAAAATTCCTGCAGTCCATCCCCAACTTCGACCCGAGCAAGGCCGCCAAGCCCCTGCCTCGCGGCACTGACCTGATTGCGCAACGGACGCGCCGAGCCGTAGATGCGGGAGGACAAGGATGA
- a CDS encoding OmpA family protein — MSGSIVSFLTGRPARGAWVAALCVVACVSAAHAEDPVVKEQDIDENSVTKALTPEDNDNIVTRGFVLSNKPGAAAKPAAPAKAASLQMLITFTTNSSTLTDTAQAALDKVAHALQSDRLAAYRFRVEGHADPRGSADANMKLSEDRAAAVVEYLTQKDGIAAERLTSVGKGSSEPLNRRNPTAPENRRVTIVTVTN; from the coding sequence ATGTCTGGCTCAATCGTTTCTTTTCTGACGGGACGCCCGGCGCGCGGGGCGTGGGTCGCCGCGCTGTGTGTGGTCGCGTGTGTGAGTGCCGCTCATGCGGAAGACCCGGTGGTCAAGGAGCAGGACATCGATGAAAATTCGGTGACCAAAGCGCTGACGCCGGAAGATAACGACAACATCGTCACGCGTGGCTTCGTGCTGTCGAACAAGCCGGGCGCGGCGGCGAAGCCGGCGGCACCGGCAAAAGCGGCATCGCTGCAGATGCTGATCACGTTCACGACGAACTCGTCGACGCTCACCGACACCGCGCAAGCCGCGCTCGACAAGGTGGCTCACGCGCTGCAATCGGACCGGCTTGCGGCGTATCGCTTCCGTGTCGAGGGACACGCGGACCCGCGCGGCTCGGCCGATGCGAACATGAAGCTGTCGGAAGACCGCGCTGCCGCCGTCGTCGAGTATTTGACGCAGAAGGACGGTATCGCGGCCGAGCGTTTGACGTCAGTCGGCAAGGGATCGTCGGAGCCGCTGAATCGGCGCAATCCGACCGCGCCGGAAAACCGCCGCGTGACGATCGTTACGGTGACGAACTAG
- a CDS encoding molecular chaperone DnaJ: MTRTNRRSVSIAPRHNKAALSKGQKAFNTLIRQIEKRRNRLVAWEAVRPVFQKKYLDELLPLERASTDLQVKMVSRLDDAGNQKGLTASERRMISELITGLAGELLEERDDPQLKAIYNRHGPSDYDTEAAAELEDMKSVLEAMLGVELGDDLDMTSPDEVLERAHARMQEQQAQEIAENQAREERRAKRKKSVKQLAAQARQEAEQAQLSQSIREVYRKLASALHPDRESDPQERERKTALMQRVNQAYAKNNLLQLLELQLELEHIDQSTINDISEDRLKHYNSILKEQLGELDQEIHHVEAGFRQAYGIPPFIEVSPDTVVRNLAGDITELQHSIRDLEKDLLVFEDLRKLKTWLKHLKRQRAALRFDEMPF; encoded by the coding sequence ATGACGAGGACGAACCGCAGGTCCGTCAGTATCGCTCCGCGCCACAACAAGGCCGCTCTGTCGAAGGGCCAGAAGGCATTCAACACGCTCATCAGGCAGATTGAAAAGCGGCGTAACCGTCTCGTTGCGTGGGAGGCGGTAAGGCCTGTTTTCCAGAAGAAATACCTCGACGAGTTGCTTCCGCTCGAACGGGCCTCGACGGATTTGCAGGTCAAGATGGTCTCCCGACTTGATGACGCCGGCAACCAGAAAGGCTTGACCGCATCCGAGCGCCGCATGATCTCGGAGCTGATCACCGGTCTGGCCGGCGAGCTACTCGAAGAGCGCGACGATCCGCAGTTGAAAGCCATCTACAACAGGCACGGTCCATCCGACTATGACACCGAAGCGGCGGCCGAACTCGAGGATATGAAGTCGGTACTGGAGGCGATGCTCGGTGTTGAACTGGGTGACGACCTTGACATGACCTCGCCAGACGAGGTCCTGGAGCGTGCTCATGCCAGAATGCAAGAGCAACAGGCGCAGGAAATTGCCGAAAACCAGGCGCGTGAGGAACGTCGTGCCAAACGGAAAAAATCGGTGAAGCAGCTCGCCGCACAGGCCCGCCAGGAGGCCGAGCAGGCGCAGTTGAGCCAGTCTATCCGCGAGGTCTATCGCAAACTTGCCAGCGCCCTGCATCCTGATCGCGAATCCGATCCTCAGGAGCGGGAGCGCAAAACTGCGCTGATGCAGCGGGTCAACCAGGCCTACGCCAAAAACAATCTCCTGCAATTGCTGGAACTGCAGCTGGAACTTGAACACATCGACCAGAGCACGATCAACGATATCAGCGAAGACCGGCTAAAGCATTACAACAGCATCCTGAAGGAGCAGCTCGGCGAACTGGATCAGGAAATCCATCATGTTGAGGCCGGCTTCAGGCAGGCCTATGGAATTCCGCCATTTATCGAAGTCTCTCCCGACACCGTCGTACGCAATCTCGCGGGTGACATCACTGAGCTTCAGCACAGCATACGCGATCTGGAAAAAGATCTGCTCGTGTTCGAAGACCTTCGGAAACTCAAAACCTGGCTAAAACACCTGAAGCGTCAGCGGGCAGCACTTCGCTTCGACGAAATGCCATTCTGA